A region of Rhodamnia argentea isolate NSW1041297 chromosome 9, ASM2092103v1, whole genome shotgun sequence DNA encodes the following proteins:
- the LOC115744329 gene encoding glyoxylate/hydroxypyruvate reductase HPR3 isoform X1: protein MKMRRHDLPQLLVINPPGLFDYGDPFAAKFTVLRAWESPLPLPRFLSAHAQSAPALLCSAATRVTAGLLDLLPSLRIIVTTSAGLNHIDVPECRRRGIAVANAGEVFSDDVADAAVGLALDVLRRVSAADRFVRRGLWAKDGDFALGSKQLVGKRVGIVGLGSIGLQVAKRLEAFGCPVSYNSRTKKPSVSYTFYANVYELAANSDILIICCALTEQTRHMIGKSVLLALGKDGIIINVGRGAIIDEKELVQSLVWGEIRGSGLDVFENEPNVPEELLSLDNVVLSPHVAAFTEESFQDLTELMIANLEAFFSNKPLITPVMDKQ, encoded by the exons ATGAAGATGCGCCGTCACGACCTCCCTCAGCTCTTGGTCATCAATCCGCCGGGGCTCTTCGACTACGGGGACCCGTTCGCCGCCAAATTCACCGTCCTCAGGGCTTGGGAGTCCCCGCTCCCCCTCCCCCGCTTCCTCTCCGCCCACGCCCAGTCCGCCCCCGCCCTGCTCTGCTCCGCCGCCACCCGGGTCACCGCCGGCCTCCTCGacctcctcccctccctccgCATCATCGTCACCACCAGCGCCGGCCTCAACCACATCGACGTCCCCGAGTGCCGCCGCCGCGGCATCGCCGTCGCCAACGCCGGCGAGGTCTTCTCCGATGACGTCGCCGACGCGGCCGTCGGGCTGGCGCTCGACGTGCTCCGGAGGGTCTCGGCCGCCGATCGGTTCGTGCGGCGAGGGCTTTGGGCTAAGGATGGGGACTTCGCTCTCGGGTCGAAG CAGTTGGTAGGCAAGCGAGTCGGTATTGTTGGACTTGGCAGCATCGGGCTACAAGTTGCAAAAAGGCTCGAGGCTTTTGGCTGTCCTGTATCTTACAACTCTAGGACAAAGAAGCCATCTGTTTCATATACCTTTTACGCAAATGTTTATGAACTCGCAGCTAACAGTGACATTCTCATAATCTGCTGTGCCCTAACTGAGCAGACTCGCCATATGATTGGTAAGTCGGTCCTTTTGGCTCTAGGGAAAGACGGAATCATCATCAATGTTGGCCGTGGTGCCATTATCGATGAGAAAGAATTGGTTCAGAGTTTAGTGTGGGGAGAAATCAGAGGTTCTGGTTTAGACGTGTTTGAGAATGAGCCCAATGTTCCTGAAGAATTGCTCTCGCTGGATAATGTCGTCCTATCACCGCATGTAGCCGCCTTCACCGAGGAATCTTTCCAGGATTTAACTGAACTTATGATTGCAAATTTGGAAGCTTTCTTCTCAAATAAACCATTAATTACACCGGTCATGGACAAACAATGA
- the LOC115744329 gene encoding glyoxylate/hydroxypyruvate reductase HPR3 isoform X2: MKMRRHDLPQLLVINPPGLFDYGDPFAAKFTVLRAWESPLPLPRFLSAHAQSAPALLCSAATRVTAGLLDLLPSLRIIVTTSAGLNHIDVPECRRRGIAVANAGEVFSDDVADAAVGLALDVLRRVSAADRFVRRGLWAKDGDFALGSKLVGKRVGIVGLGSIGLQVAKRLEAFGCPVSYNSRTKKPSVSYTFYANVYELAANSDILIICCALTEQTRHMIGKSVLLALGKDGIIINVGRGAIIDEKELVQSLVWGEIRGSGLDVFENEPNVPEELLSLDNVVLSPHVAAFTEESFQDLTELMIANLEAFFSNKPLITPVMDKQ; this comes from the exons ATGAAGATGCGCCGTCACGACCTCCCTCAGCTCTTGGTCATCAATCCGCCGGGGCTCTTCGACTACGGGGACCCGTTCGCCGCCAAATTCACCGTCCTCAGGGCTTGGGAGTCCCCGCTCCCCCTCCCCCGCTTCCTCTCCGCCCACGCCCAGTCCGCCCCCGCCCTGCTCTGCTCCGCCGCCACCCGGGTCACCGCCGGCCTCCTCGacctcctcccctccctccgCATCATCGTCACCACCAGCGCCGGCCTCAACCACATCGACGTCCCCGAGTGCCGCCGCCGCGGCATCGCCGTCGCCAACGCCGGCGAGGTCTTCTCCGATGACGTCGCCGACGCGGCCGTCGGGCTGGCGCTCGACGTGCTCCGGAGGGTCTCGGCCGCCGATCGGTTCGTGCGGCGAGGGCTTTGGGCTAAGGATGGGGACTTCGCTCTCGGGTCGAAG TTGGTAGGCAAGCGAGTCGGTATTGTTGGACTTGGCAGCATCGGGCTACAAGTTGCAAAAAGGCTCGAGGCTTTTGGCTGTCCTGTATCTTACAACTCTAGGACAAAGAAGCCATCTGTTTCATATACCTTTTACGCAAATGTTTATGAACTCGCAGCTAACAGTGACATTCTCATAATCTGCTGTGCCCTAACTGAGCAGACTCGCCATATGATTGGTAAGTCGGTCCTTTTGGCTCTAGGGAAAGACGGAATCATCATCAATGTTGGCCGTGGTGCCATTATCGATGAGAAAGAATTGGTTCAGAGTTTAGTGTGGGGAGAAATCAGAGGTTCTGGTTTAGACGTGTTTGAGAATGAGCCCAATGTTCCTGAAGAATTGCTCTCGCTGGATAATGTCGTCCTATCACCGCATGTAGCCGCCTTCACCGAGGAATCTTTCCAGGATTTAACTGAACTTATGATTGCAAATTTGGAAGCTTTCTTCTCAAATAAACCATTAATTACACCGGTCATGGACAAACAATGA
- the LOC115744330 gene encoding MADS-box protein SOC1, giving the protein MVRGKTLMRRIENATSRQVTFSKRRNGLLKKAFELSVLCDAEVALIIFSPRGKLYEFASSSMNETIERYHRHTKDTRTGSKSVEENMQHLKDEAANMMKKIELLEDSRRKLLGEGLGSCSIEELQQLEQQLERTVISIRARKTQVFKEQIDKLKEKEKILTAENAILTEKCGIKPPQRANECRESPLLRESSPSSEVETGLFIGPPETRARRPLFQN; this is encoded by the exons ATGGTGAGAGGGAAGACCCTGATGAGGCGCATAGAGAACGCGACAAGCCGGCAAGTGACCTTCTCCAAGAGGCGGAACGGGCTGCTCAAGAAGGCCTTCGAGCTCTCGGTGCTTTGCGATGCTGAGGTTGCGCTGATCATCTTCTCGCCGCGAGGCAAGCTGTATGAGTTCGCAAGTTCCAG CATGAACGAAACCATAGAGCGGTACCACAGGCACACAAAGGACACAAGAACAGGCAGCAAATCAGTGGAAGAAAATATGCag CATTTGAAGGACGAAGCTGCaaacatgatgaagaagatcgaGCTCCTGGAAGACTCTCGAAG GAAGCTCCTTGGTGAAGGTCTAGGATCGTGTTCGATAGAGGAACTGCAACAGCTAGAACAGCAACTAGAACGGACCGTTATCAGTATTCGTGCTAGAAAG ACTCAGGTCTTCAAGGAGCAGATTGACAAGCTTAAAGAGAAG GAGAAGATCTTAACAGCTGAGAACGCAATCTTAACTGAGAAG TGTGGAATCAAGCCCCCGCAGAGAGCGAATGAGTGCAGGGAAAGTCCACTACTCAGAGAGAGCAGCCCGAGTTCAGAGGTGGAGACTGGTCTGTTCATCGGGCCACCGGAGACCAGAGCGAGGCGCCCGCTGTTTCAGAATTAA
- the LOC115744327 gene encoding UTP:RNA uridylyltransferase 1 — MGGGGRDEPPPGNSANGGEFLLSLLRRPHHPQPQPPPRQPQPQLHPQPLTLDPAVAAVGPTIAFPGPPNGHDFSPPWPHHAASPPPLYPHSLFGVAPGVNQLPANHHNQGLPIDDFRRLGLGGFDERGIAPHSLAQQLKQLQQQQLQRQQQEQSLRFGSFPPRIVPSEVVSVENSVFDSAREPNIGSGSRSSDRFEKNRQFDPRGNSSAHVNASRRGNNELGEQERRAVGRGKQNHAGNDRHMPPGFPANPSGRGNSGFGNRRTDFERNVDGEKNNRSEWNHRSVSSNDGHVIVRRFQFDDHRMPSRNSGGMQLSEQLDRPGPPTGSNLHSVSASDIEESIALHHGVVEKDGKGEGEGEGAGMKRAGKVGANELDNLLADELDEKNEKRQHQSHREKDFRSDSRGQRLLTQRMRNFKSSMECRWDIDRLNAPFLAIYESLIPPEEEKAKQKQLLTLLEKLVNKEWPEARLYLYGSCANSFGVCKSDIDVCLAIPDANIDKSEVILKLADILESDNLQDVQALTRARVPIVKLMDPATGISCDICINNVLAVVNTKLLRDYARIDVRLQQLAFIVKHWAKSRGVNETYQGTLSSYAYVLMCIHFLQQRRPAILPCLQEMEATYAVTVDNIECAYFDRVEKLCDFGSHNRETIAQLVWAFFHYWAYRHDYTNTVISVRAGSLLSKRTKDWTRRIGNDRHLICIEDPFDVSHDLGRVVDKFSIKVLREEFERAAEIMQYDLNPCVTLFEPYVAS, encoded by the exons ATGGGCGGCGGCGGACGCGACGAGCCTCCCCCGGGAAACTCGGCGAACGGGGGCGAGTTCCTCCTGTCCCTCCTGCGACGGCCTCACCATCCTCAGCCTCAGCCGCCACCGCGGCAGCCGCAGCCGCAGCTGCATCCGCAGCCTCTGACCCTCGACCCGGCCGTCGCTGCCGTGGGCCCCACGATCGCCTTCCCCGGACCGCCCAACGGCCACGATTTCTCCCCGCCGTGGCCCCACCACGCCGCATCCCCTCCTCCTCTCTACCCGCACAGCTTGTTCGGGGTCGCTCCCGGAGTGAACCAATTACCCGCGAATCATCATAATCAGGGACTGCCTATCGATGATTTCAGGAGGTTGGGGCTTGGAGGGTTTGACGAGAGAGGGATTGCGCCTCACAGTCTCGCTCAACAGTTGAAGCaactgcagcagcagcagctgcagcGCCAGCAGCAAGAGCAAAGTCTGCGGTTTGGCTCTTTTCCTCCTAGAATTGTACCTTCCGAGGTTGTTTCGGTTGAGAATTCAGTTTTTGATTCTGCAAGAGAGCCTAACATAGGTTCCGGTAGCAGAAGCAGTGATAGGTTTGAGAAAAATCGGCAATTTGATCCCCGAGGGAATTCGAGCGCTCATGTCAATGCTTCTCGGCGTGGGAATAATGAGCTTGGTGAGCAGGAGAGGCGAGCAGTTGGACGGGGAAAGCAGAACCATGCAGGGAATGATCGGCATATGCCACCAGGGTTTCCAGCGAACCCGAGTGGAAGAGGGAATTCGGGTTTTGGTAATAGGAGAACGGATTTTGAGCGTAATGTGGATGGGGAAAAGAACAATCGGAGCGAGTGGAATCATAGGAGCGTGAGTTCAAATGACGGGCATGTGATAGTGAGGAGATTTCAGTTTGATGATCATAGAATGCCCAGCAGAAACTCAGGGGGGATGCAGCTGAGCGAGCAGCTTGATCGCCCTGGTCCACCAACTGGGAGTAACCTCCATTCAGTTTCTGCCTCGGACATAGAGGAGTCTATTGCTCTGCACCATGGAGTTGTTGAGAAAGACGGTAAAGGAGAAGGGGAGGGAGAGGGGGCCGGGATGAAGAGAGCTGGTAAAGTAGGTGCTAATGAACTTGATAATTTGCTTGCGGACGAACTTGatgagaaaaatgagaaaaggcaGCACCAGAGTCATCGAGAAAAG GATTTCAGGTCAGATTCCAGAGGACAAAGGCTACTTACACAGCGGATGAGGAACTTTAAAAGTTCAATGGAGTGCCGCTGGGACATAGACAGGTTGAATGCTCCCTTTCTTGCAATTTATGAGTCCTTGATACCACCTGAAGAAGAAAAGGCTAAGCAGAAGCAGTTGTTGACATTGTTGGAGAAATTAGTCAACAAAGAGTGGCCAGAAGCTCGGTTATACCTGTATGGATCATGTGCCAACTCTTTTGGGGTTTGCAAGAGCGATATTGATGTGTGCCTTGCTATTCCGGATGCCAACATTGATAAATCGGAGGTTATACTGAAGTTAGCAGACATATTGGAATCAGATAATTTACAAGATGTGCAG GCACTAACACGTGCTAGGGTCCCCATAGTAAAGCTTATGGATCCAGCTACAGGAATATCTTGTGATATATGCATTAACAATGTTCTGGCGGTTGTTAATACAAAGCTCCTGCGAGATTATGCCCGAATAGATGTGAGATTGCAGCAGTTGGCATTTATTGTGAAACATTGGGCAAAATCCAGAGGAGTAAATGAAACTTATCAAGGCACATTATCCAGCTATGC GTATGTGCTGATGTGCATTCACTTCTTACAACAGCGTAGACCTGCTATTCTTCCATGCTTACAG GAGATGGAGGCAACGTATGCCGTCACTGTTGATAATATAGAATGTGCTTACTTTGATCGAGTGGAGAAGCTCTGTGACTTTGGATCACATAACAGGGAAACCATTGCACAGTTGGTGTGGGCATTTTTTCACTATTGGGCATATCGTCATGATTATACAAATACCGTCATATCCGTTCGCGCCGGAAGCTTGCTCAG CAAGCGGACTAAGGACTGGACAAGGAGAATTGGGAATGATCGGCATCTGATCTGCATAGAAGATCCGTTCGACGTCTCGCATGACCTGGGAAGAGTGGTGGACAAGTTCAGCATTAAAGTACTGAGGGAGGAGTTTGAACGTGCTGCCGAGATCATGCAGTATGATCTGAATCCCTGCGTGACGCTGTTTGAACCATATGTCGCCTCATAA